The segment TTGAAATCTATTTGGATAACAGAGTGCAAACAGAACAGGTACAGAAGGGCAAGGTAGATGCAGTTTAGACATTTATCTCTTGgatgtgtttattttgctttttcacCCTAAGAAAGATGGTCTGCAAAGCTTGAATTGAGAGATGTTTACGGTGCATGTTGTGGGTTCGAAGTGTCAGCGTCCAAATGGAAATATTGCACAGAAaaagaatgttttgttttgggtttttgttgttgttgtttttttgtttgttttttttcctggggAAAACTTATCCCTCAAATCTCTCTCTAGCTTGGCTATTCACTCTCTGATTAAAGTGTCTGAACTTTAAACACATTGCCATTACATACCTGAAATTTTTTTGGTAACCATTAAAGCACTCATTAATTTTAATTGAATGGTTAAGTCTAAGTTTTGATTGGGTACTAAATTGGCTGAAACACCCTCAATCTTTAATACTATTATTGTGCTTCTGATTGTGACCTTTAATAATTTAAGGTAACCTTCACCACAGTTAAGTTGTATATATACAGTAGAGAGAATACTTCATGAAAATATGCTATCAAATATAGAATAACGTTTGGAAAAGTCTGGTAGAAACTACTGATAGATAATGCTCTACAAGTCGCATTACTGTAGCCAGATATAGCTGATATATGCGATATAGATATATGGGTATagtttattcagtgtttattaGAAATGAATCCAGTTTCTGTCTTCAGGTAGAAATGACCTACAATTATTAAAATTTGGTGTTCAAATGACACATAACATACTTTGTAACTTGTTTTGTGCTCTTTTGACCCcattgtcatatttatttatttattatttatttaattttttacaattttttttaactaagtacccaaactgtatttattttactatttattgaATATTGTTTATTTCATGAAGAGTTTCACTTTACTATGAACAGAGATATAAAATTCTGTCCCCTAAcctttaattttaaacatttagctACTTCCTTACAAGGAGGACAGCCAACAACAAGCTGTTAATGAACCTCCACCTTTGCAGGCTTGATTTTAAAGACCTGTTGCTATGACAACAGCTTCAGATCATTTTTAAGCTGGATTTGTAGAACTAAGTAAACAATGAAGTCACTTCATTACatacaaagagcagagaccatGTCTTGATGAACTATTgtacacaaaaaataaaggaCAAAAGACACTCCTTTTGAAATGAACAGAATAACAGAATCCTGCAAGAAACCAACTACTTTTATTATCACTTGTCCACAAATGGCTCACCTCAACTGTCCCCAGTGTCAATAATCTGCCTGCCTTCATTAAGTGTACTGCAGAAATGGGCTCATCCTTTCTCATCTTATTTGGCTATAACACTCCTCAGTCAAGTCACAGTGGAGGTTTTCACAGCTCATACTTGGCAGAGTTCACTGAACCTATTTATCCTGCACtaacacatttaatttcaaatcagctttatttgtacaggcCACTTTACGacaatgtcatctcagggcacaAAGCTTCTGCAAGCTGTAAACACACCTAGATTGTTGTCCTCATTGTACAGCATTTACAGACAGACTGCAAAGGGAAACACTCTGAATGTTACTGCACTAACGTTGAAACGAGGCTTTGGCAGAGTTCAACACACGTGATTTATCAGAACCACAGCCCTTAAAGGTCAAAAGAAATTTTCAGAACAAGCAGTAGTTTGTGAGTTTTTAAGCCACTGAAACTAATTGAACTTGTTGGTGTCTGCTAAGTTGAATGATGGTTCTTAAAGCCAGATGGGTATAGACCATTAACTCCAAATGTACGGGGGAGGGGGGGGGTAATAGTACCAAGGTTTTGAGGAATATTACGCTGAATGATTTGAAGCTTAGCAAGAGAGCTGTGTCCATCTAGTGTTCACACGCAGTAACTGAATTAACTTGAAagtgaaaggaggaaaaaaaaatccacttcacAGTACGTCAGGGGAACCTCCTCAGCTTGTCTTTATTCTTCCACTATTTCCTCATTCTTGTGCAcaaacattactttttttttaaacaatacatTCTTGTTCAAATCAAGTTACCAGGTTTAATACCAGAAATTAGCCAAGAcgaggcaaatttatttgtatagcacatttcatgtacaagactattcaaagtgctttacataaaacattaaaagcaatgCAGGTaatgcaaagaaagcattaaaaatagtaaaaggcggcaacaaatagcaaaaaatcaccataaaatcatttaaaaaatcataaatCAATTAGAAATGATTACAAGCACGATAAGTTTAAAGTTACTGTCCAGATTTTATGCacaggtgcatgagaaaagatatgtttttaacttggatttaaaagtgtctataTTTGGTGAAAGCTTAATCTCCACTAGCAGTtcgttccacttgtttgcagcataacagctaaatgctgcttctccatgtttacccccggactctggtctggactagttgaccagagtctttggatctaggagctctgctaggtttatattttctgaacatatcacaggtGTATTTAAAAACCCGCTCTGAGTTTTGTAAATGaccagaagggttttaaaatcttttctgtgactgactgaaagCCAGTGTAAATCAGATTAGAAGGTAAGGAAGAAGTAACACAGGAGTGCTACAGGAGCTGAGAACTGAGAGGAAGCAGCTGGATGGTGAGCACTCATCCTGCACAGCCTCCTCACACAACCTGCTGAGAAATACATTGCACTGAAATATTGTGTAGTCCAACTGAATAgtgtttaataaatatatatatatatatatagtagatGTAAGCATCTCATGCAAAGTGTTCAGAAATTTGCAGTGGTGTGAGTGAAACTGGGAATTCTTAGCAGGACAAGTCATTCCATAGCAcctctctttgtgtgtgtgtgacagtctATTGTGTGTGCTATGTGGTAATGGTGTCCATCTTTGTTAAATGTTGCAGGAGCTGCTGTGATCAGTTAATAGCATCCTCCATCCATATTTGGAGCACCTGAAGCCTGATAGGACATACTGTATAAGCTCCAGTGTCCCAGATGGCTCACGCTTAGCTCTCCTCCACCAGGATATGGCTTAGTTTTGTTGAGCCCAACACTAGCCTTCAAACATTCTCACTCATCCATCTTTACACTATTATTTCACTGAACATACACAATCCacaatttctgtttctttttgctttaaTAAATTTCTAATTGGCTTTTTGGCATTGTTTTCCATTTCTCTCGCACACATGAGCAGTGGTTTTGACTGTAGTCTGACACTATTTTTCCATGCAAACATTGTGCAGATTGTAAATTATCTGAGTTATTTTAGTCTTTAgtataaactatttttttctttatacatttAGCTTACAAAACTTTCAGTTATGACAACTGACAATATGAAACGAAATGGATGTGCCATCAGGGTGTGAAGAGACGCTGGTGTAGGAAGTGCctaaaaaaggacaaaagaaacTCCTTttgacatttataaaatattaacagAATCCTACAAAGAACTAACTACTCTTACCACCACTCTACAGCCTACAAATGGCTCCCCTTGACAGTCCCCAGTGTTAATAATCTCCCTGGGATGATCCATTTTCATCTTATTCAGCTAGAACACTTCTGTCAAGTCACAAAGGAGGTTTTCACAACTCAGACTTGGCAGCATTCACTGAACCTATTTGCCCCGCACGAACACATGCAGTCACACAACTTCTGCAAGCTGTAAACACGCCTACATAGTTCCTCATTGTACAGCATTGgcagacagcagaggaaacGCGCTCTGAATGTTACTGCAGCAAGGTTGAAATGATGCTTTGGTAAAGTTCAGCACAACTGTCATTTCATCTCAGAGCCACCACCCACAAAAGTCAAATGAGTAACCATCAGCAGAGTTTTTAACACACTGGAACCAATGGAACTTGTTGGTGTCTTAAGTTAAATTATGGCTCTTAAAGCCAGATGGGTGTAGACCATTAACTATTAGAGTACAGAAAAGGAATATTAATACCAGGCTTTGACAAATAACACTCATTTGGGATTACATGAAATCAAGCTAGAGGCCTGTGTCCACCTAGTGTTCACACATGGCAACAGAATatgaaaaagaacaacaatATAAAACTAATATATTAAAAGTATTTATGTATATGAGGAAGTTTATGTGGTTTCCTGAGCTGAAAATGAGTAGCTCTACTAAAAGTGTGACTCATTTTCTTTTAGCACCGCAGTATGCCCTTACTCTGCTTTTTGCTGTGCAGTAAAGTGCTGATTAGGCGTAGTTCAAAAAAGTGGTCATTTAAATAGAATGAAGAACAAAAcagatcaaaaagaaaatgagcctGTATGGTTTTAGGCACCATTTTATTCGGCATAATTTAAAATCATCTCATTGTTAGTTCATTTATACAAATATGCTTttgttatttataaaacaattacgaacagatttctaCAAATCAAGTTCCCAGTGTAAAAGCGTAGTACCACGCAAACGGTAGCATACAGCTACAGGACACAGACACAGAGAGCCCACAGGTGTGTGTTCCACTTTAACAGCACTATCTGAGTGATATTGGGACAtggccaaaaagaaaagaactttaaaataatcatttaaaaaaaaaaaaaaaaaaagctaaccaCAGATTAGTTTTACATTTCATGCACATACATTCAACCCTCCGCACAACCATCTAGTAAATTTCACACTTTTGATGGATCTCAATCCACATCACTGTCACTCATAACCTTGTGCTTATAATgcgctttattatttttaggctTGACGGAGGCCAAGATCCAGATTGAGTTATTTAAGACCTCAACAGGAGTGTAACTTACTACAAGAATGGCTTGCTATTATTGCTGGTGGTTGTTAAGTACAAAGAAGCAAACTAGTTGTTACAAAAATACTTTAGAAAAATGTATCAAAATCGTCAGATGTGGCGAAGCACTATCGACGCAGCTCTTATTGTGTGAGCATGTTGCGTTGTGCTTTGCCCTCACTGCACCGTGCAGTGCAGGGATGTAAACCACAATCTGTTAAGAGCTGTGGGCCTGAACGCTCCGTTTCACAAATGCAGATAGACTTGCCATGCAAGACGTCAGTTTAGCACCTGTGtcttacacaaaaaaaaaaggctgcgAGGTGAGAGTATTTACTGGCAGGAAATAAGGAAAAGcttctaaaaaaaattacaaaaataaatctgaacttGTTGAATCTTTTAAATTTCTCATAGTGCTTGTAGCACCTTTTGGTTTTTCCACAGGAGCACTGGTGTGGTCTTTGGTTTAGAAAAGGCAACTCACCAAATAAAAAGCTCCTTGCATATTGTACATAAACTTGTAGCTTGGACCATCAAGTCCTTTTTGACACCACTTCTACGATGAAATGACATTTGCCAACAAAGACAGTAAAGGAAAAGGAATATATAGCCTAACGCAagccatttaaaaatattgtggTATTATATGCCACACTGAATTGATTATGCAGTGGTCTTTGTCTGCTGACCTTAAGACAATAATGTAATTGACAAGGGAAGCATTACGGAGTTCTAGTTTATCATAAGTGATAACAACAGCACACATACATTTTACTGATCAAATAAACATAGgctattacaaaaaaatatattcaacTTTGGCCATAACCGCAAGtgtaagttaaaaacatttgaggattaaaaaaataaagaaaaaatcattTACAGAGTAAATTCACCATTAGACAAAATACAGTCTCCTTGACATCACCATGTCAAAGAGAAATTCTTAGGCATGTTTTTAAATGGCACTCAATGTGAGCCTCAGGAGTTGAGATGTAGACCGAGGACAGCTGTTCTACAATCTGACTTGCTAACTATGTCAGCCCAAGGAGTCCTGTACCAGTATAGGTTAATTTGGCAGAGCCCTTTTGACACCCCTTCTCTATTACAGAAGAGGGCAAGTTGTCCACTGCTGTTAATTGGTACAACTTATCTTCAAAGGCCTATTGGCTCTTCCATGCAGGGAAGTGAGATAGCAGTGCAAGAGGCTGGAAGGGCAGCCTGCCAAACATCTATAAACATACCAGACTGAGCACAAGGGGAAGTGCAGAAAGGCAATTCAACCTTTAATCTTTGCATTTGGTTAAGGGTTACTGGCATTTGTCCAGGAGTGATCATACCTAATTCAGAGTCAGGCTTGCATGCCTTGTTCATCTGCGACGTCACTGTTTGTTACATCTAAATAGGCGAGCCAAAACATCTTGATGGTAATTTTGTTTAGGACTCATGAGATGCAACCTAGGTGAAGTGAGGTAGTCATTAGTTCTCCACCTGAACAAAGGCAGATCTCATTTTTCCAGTCAAACATGGTAACTTGGCTGGTTTAGATGTTATGGCTTGTGGCAACCATGATCAGCATTTTATAAGGCAAAGCAGATAAGCTATAAATCAAGAGATGTAAAAGTGAAAGTGTGTAAATatcaaaagtttaaaatgtaagacagacagaggagatACAGTCTGTTGCCCTCATTCAGGCATAGTCACTTTGGTGATGATGGCAACACAGTGAAGTCCTCCAGGAGATGAAAAGGGCAGAGAGGAGTAACACTTGAGCTGAAAACTGACAAAGTTGGTATGGAAGCAACCGGATGGTAACCTTAGTTCCTTAGCCTTCCTTTGAGTCGCTGATCTCCATTATTACTCTTCATAGTCCATCTGGGATCTGGGAACCACTTATTACAAGAGGACACACTTTTTGGAATTCTTTTTTGTGACTGGATATAACACTGCTCTCACAGCTTCAGCAAACACATCCCTTACACCATCCTGCAGCAGTGCAGAACACTCCATGTATTTAACAGCTCCAATCTGCTTGGCCAGGGAGTTGCCCTGCTGATAAGTGGTAGGGGCCAGACCCTGCTCCTTTAGCTTCTTCACCGTTTCTCCATCACCTCTCAGGTCTTTCTTGGTGCCCACCAGCAGGATGGGTACATTGGGGCAGTGGTGAGACACCTCGGGGTGCCACTTGTGCCTGACATTGGCATGGGAGGAGGGACTACCGATGGAGAAGCATATGATGAATACATTGGTCTGGGGATAAGAGAGAGTGCGCAGGCGGTCATATTCCTCTTGGCCAGCTGTGTCCCACAAGTTAAGGCTAACAGTGCGGCCATCCACACTCATTTGAGCGCTGTAATTGTCAAACACGGTGGGAATGTACTCTTCTGGGAAGGCATTAGTTGTATAAGAGATGAGTAAGCAGGTTTTACCCACCGCCCCGTCACCCACCACCACACACTTAATGGTCTGCATCCTGCCTACGACCACTGGGGCTGCAGCACCTGAcaacaggaaagaaaacacCTGAGTAACTACAATTTACAGCACCTCACACTGTGCAACTTCAAGTTTTTCATGGGCCGGTTGTATAGAGGCTGCCGCGAGCGGTGGTTACAAAAGTTattgaaatgtaattttattgagAGTAAATGCCATTACTTTTACTGACTTTATCTCCGAGACAGCAGTTTTAACAAGGGCAAAGCTTTTAACCCAGTTAGCAACCGAGCTAACCGTCGCCAGCATTAGCTCGTTGGCGCATCGTTAAATACCGTTACATTGATATGCTACACTTCCACCTGTTCAATAACTTATCACATTAAGTAAACTTTCATTGGTGTGATCAATGTGTGATATTAACATAAGGCATACTCTTTCCTGGCGTTAATTCGTTcgcattatttatttttaatactagGCGTTCCCTGTGTGACTAGCATTAAGCTAAGGAACTAGCGTACTCGGTGGCTAACTAGCTAGCTAGTTAGCAAACAAGCTGAAGATTAATTGGCAAAACACTAATTAAAAGGGTCTGATTCTGGCTCAAAAACTCTTTAAGtgtaaatacaaaaattatATGATACTCTAATACGTGTCCCATGTATAATAATTTGTCGTAACAGGGAATATGAAGGACTTTGTGACTTACCGCCACTTGGCTTTCGATCTTTTTTCGCCTAGTATAGTCAGTCACAGCCGCATCCGGGGAGCTGTCCAATACGTAAAACTTGACGTACACGGTAATGCAACCTGGTAattgtagtttaattttgtaACAATGTTTTGTTTCGGACACTAGATGGCAACGTTGAGCtgttctgtttttcctcttgatTTTTTTAACCTCCTCAGTTTGTACAACAGTTTAAAGGAAAGCAGAACCTAAGACAGTAGCTCAGCAACTTATACTTAAGTCATACTTATTATTCAGGTACACATGTAAAATTTGTAATTCCATTTTAAGGTATTTAATGTACTATGCTATATTTCACAAGTAAAATTGCACATTCTTACTGTgctacatgtattttttttatttagttattttagagCAGAGGTTCAcagtatttattcagttataGATTAGACTACATTACAATTCAAATTAGCTAACAAAGCTTAACAAAAGTTGCAGCGTATGTCAGTAATTTATCAGTGGTATCATTTTCTCTGGGTGAAACCGTTTTGCAaatttctctcattttaaaTATGCATGCACTTTTACTACTGTAAGGATTTGAATGCAGGCTTTTTACTtggaataaattatttttccgTTTTGGTATTACTAATTTTGAACTCTTGCACTACACCTCACAAGGCATCCTGTTTATTTTACTGATAAATTACTAATGAATATGTGTCAGCAGCATTTTGTCACTTCTTATTGCAAGGattaattattcttaaattgTATAGTATTATGTTACGAGTCcaagtaaaataagaaaaataaagccaaTCTTAACTGCAATTCTGCGAACATCTCAAGAGAAATCTACACTCTGATTGAATCTTTTCTCTTTACCTATGTAAAGTCATGTCATTAAAAGGCAACTTTACTTTGCCGTATCTACACGGCAaatataggcaaggcaaggcaaggcagtttatttgtatagcacatttcatgtacaggacaattcaagaAATATAGAGAACACAAATGGTTCTTTTCCCAGTAATTTGGATCTTATCCTTACAGCATCAGTCTTAAAGATCAAATGCCAGTTATTTACCCTCAGATATGTCATTATCACTTGCCCAGTGCTTCCATATAATTGTAAAATACATGAAGCCAGCTTAAAAAAGCAATCGCTTTGGACTGCTCAGTCCTGCACCCCTGGAAACTTGTTGATGATGTCACTGCTATACACTGCAGGAGGTTAAAAGGGCAACACTGACCAACAACCGGAGACTAAAGAACACAAAGAGGCACCAGTTTATTGCCTTTCCCAAGAGGTTTTGGCGTCACTGCAGCCTATAAAGGGAGAATTCCCACTGGGATcctatcccccccccccaacaccaACCCCTTCCATCTACACAATTCTGCCAGGAGATTCCCTGGGATGTCTGTAGCATTTCCATAGCAACAGCCACTGACAGGATTTGGGGTGACTGCGTCAAGAGATGCAGCAAGAGAGTTCAGACTAAAGGGGAAGAAAAATGAGGGTGACAAGAAGCAGCAGCTGTCAATGTGGAGTGGAGACGGAGAGCttacaa is part of the Melanotaenia boesemani isolate fMelBoe1 chromosome 7, fMelBoe1.pri, whole genome shotgun sequence genome and harbors:
- the rhogd gene encoding ras homolog gene family, member Gd; amino-acid sequence: MQTIKCVVVGDGAVGKTCLLISYTTNAFPEEYIPTVFDNYSAQMSVDGRTVSLNLWDTAGQEEYDRLRTLSYPQTNVFIICFSIGSPSSHANVRHKWHPEVSHHCPNVPILLVGTKKDLRGDGETVKKLKEQGLAPTTYQQGNSLAKQIGAVKYMECSALLQDGVRDVFAEAVRAVLYPVTKKNSKKCVLL